A region from the uncultured Sunxiuqinia sp. genome encodes:
- a CDS encoding putative porin has product MFQKIQLTILIVLGGFTLLFAQGNLNNFGGFNAESTLPDDGRNDSIQSDPHDKNKPIVSHIHSWKLKNNGASTEEVEVDTTLNFFHNYNPIFQKSISNTFTGNFGGAYQSNNFFKREGDSDFYFYRAFDLYTKLPDDIRYFNTTTPYTILDYSQSENQNTQNETRFNAFHSQNINRDFNATFFYDQSKATGQYEYQENKHHSIALYSSYESDKFNSHFNLIFNRLKNEENGGLADGNIDLNKYDETDNYIVNLNQAKYTLRNNTFFWNSEYRLGKYKEVEDTLGLITDEFIPRTGFFYQVEYSGNQKTYTDDEANLDFYRNTYIDSTATNDTIGYNRLTNLFQLKFYEAPDRKYTFSKRAFVGHDLIRIKMPLDTTLQKHKHSNTFVGGGISREEGVFWKWGAQGKFYLTGYRSGQTELSAYIYKPIKIGNDTTSLKVSGELNTITPDYFEQRFNSNHYQWSNRFKNINEMIIKGEIHSQKRKLTLGANYALIGNYIYNDSVATPQQGGREMLVLSAYLNKTIESDHWLLRGQILWQNANQEEYLHLPDFSGYLSISYKTIISKVLYTQIGADVRYNTEFYADRYDAPTGRFYWQDQEKIGNFPFVDAHVNLKLKRTRLFFQWLNAASDMLDSGFWTAPNYPFFRRTFRLGVSWTFYD; this is encoded by the coding sequence ATGTTTCAAAAAATACAGTTAACCATATTAATTGTCCTCGGAGGATTTACGCTGCTTTTTGCTCAGGGCAACCTGAATAATTTTGGGGGCTTTAATGCAGAGAGCACTCTCCCTGACGATGGAAGAAATGACAGCATTCAATCTGATCCGCATGACAAGAATAAACCGATCGTTTCGCACATACACAGCTGGAAACTAAAAAATAACGGGGCATCAACCGAAGAAGTGGAGGTTGATACAACCCTTAATTTTTTTCATAACTATAATCCAATATTTCAGAAAAGTATAAGCAATACCTTTACCGGGAATTTTGGAGGAGCCTATCAATCCAACAACTTTTTCAAACGTGAAGGGGATTCGGATTTTTATTTTTACCGGGCTTTTGATTTATATACTAAGCTACCAGACGACATCAGGTATTTCAATACCACAACCCCGTATACAATTTTAGATTACAGCCAAAGTGAGAATCAAAACACGCAGAACGAAACGCGCTTTAACGCTTTTCATTCTCAAAACATCAATAGAGATTTTAACGCTACTTTTTTTTACGATCAATCAAAGGCTACCGGGCAGTATGAATACCAGGAAAATAAACATCATTCCATTGCTCTTTATTCCAGTTATGAATCAGACAAATTTAATTCTCATTTTAACCTGATATTTAATCGGCTAAAAAATGAAGAAAATGGAGGTTTAGCGGATGGCAATATTGATTTAAACAAGTATGATGAGACCGATAACTATATCGTCAATTTGAATCAAGCCAAATATACGCTCAGAAATAACACGTTCTTTTGGAACAGTGAATACCGCTTGGGGAAGTACAAGGAAGTTGAAGATACACTTGGTCTCATTACCGATGAATTTATTCCCCGTACCGGATTCTTTTATCAGGTAGAATACTCTGGGAATCAAAAAACATATACAGACGATGAAGCCAATCTGGATTTTTATCGAAACACTTATATTGACTCAACAGCGACAAACGACACAATCGGTTATAATCGGTTAACCAATTTATTTCAACTTAAATTTTACGAAGCACCAGATCGAAAATACACATTTAGTAAGCGGGCTTTTGTTGGTCACGACCTGATCAGAATAAAAATGCCTTTAGATACAACACTGCAAAAACACAAGCACAGCAACACGTTTGTTGGCGGCGGAATATCCAGAGAGGAAGGGGTATTTTGGAAATGGGGAGCACAAGGGAAATTTTACCTGACAGGATATCGCTCAGGACAAACCGAGCTCAGTGCATATATTTATAAGCCTATTAAAATCGGCAATGACACAACCAGCTTGAAAGTATCAGGAGAGTTAAATACAATTACTCCTGACTATTTCGAGCAACGCTTTAACTCGAACCACTATCAATGGAGTAATCGTTTCAAAAATATCAACGAAATGATTATAAAAGGTGAGATTCACTCACAAAAACGCAAGTTGACTTTAGGAGCAAACTATGCCTTAATTGGGAATTATATCTATAACGATTCAGTTGCCACCCCACAGCAAGGTGGCCGAGAAATGTTGGTATTGTCTGCTTATCTGAATAAAACGATTGAATCTGACCACTGGCTTTTGAGAGGTCAAATTTTATGGCAGAATGCAAATCAGGAGGAATACCTGCATCTACCAGACTTTAGCGGATATTTGAGCATCAGCTATAAAACAATCATATCGAAAGTGTTGTACACCCAAATTGGCGCTGACGTTCGCTACAACACCGAGTTCTATGCTGATAGATACGATGCTCCTACGGGAAGATTCTATTGGCAAGATCAAGAAAAAATTGGTAACTTCCCGTTTGTAGATGCACATGTAAACCTCAAACTGAAACGTACCCGGCTATTTTTTCAATGGTTAAACGCAGCTTCGGATATGCTTGACAGTGGATTCTGGACCGCACCGAACTATCCGTTTTTCCGCAGAACGTTCAGGCTTGGAGTGTCATGGACCTTCTACGATTAG
- a CDS encoding transporter substrate-binding domain-containing protein has protein sequence MRNKKIYIQILSFIAILIFFSCSSDSENKKEKVSLKNSELSRIMNSGRLKAIVDYNSTNYFVYRGKPMGFKYELLQHLADDMGLELEISVSNNLEETFDGLNKKKYDLVAKNLTVTKRRNETIKFTEPLEQTRQVLVQRKPENWQRMTRQAIEDSLIRNQLDLAKKEIHVQKNTAYYRRLVNLSDEIGEEITIVEDSIYGVEQLIAMVAKGDIDFTVSDENVAKVNQTYYPNLDIKTPISFPQNIAWAVRNDAGEWLKYLNTWIRNFKETVTYAILYDKYFENIRSRTMVNSTYHSIGGGQISPFDDLIKEAADKANLDWRLLAAIIYRESRFDPYAESWAGAYGLMQIMPESADLFRINEYEEPIQNIKVGVRLLKWLDKNLKPDVPDSVQRVKFVLASYNVGLGHIKDAQRLATKYDKDPAIWDDNVDFFLLNKSASKYYKDPVVRWGYCRGEEPYNYVNRVLTTYRDYKNIIEK, from the coding sequence ATGAGAAATAAAAAGATCTACATCCAAATTTTATCATTCATCGCAATCCTTATTTTCTTTTCGTGTAGTTCCGACTCTGAAAACAAAAAAGAAAAAGTCTCTCTCAAAAACAGCGAGCTTTCCCGCATCATGAATTCAGGCCGTTTGAAAGCTATTGTCGATTATAATTCCACCAATTATTTCGTTTACCGGGGAAAGCCAATGGGGTTCAAATATGAGCTACTACAACACCTTGCGGACGACATGGGACTCGAACTGGAAATATCGGTGAGCAATAACCTTGAGGAAACCTTTGATGGGCTGAACAAGAAAAAATACGACTTGGTAGCTAAAAACCTGACGGTAACAAAAAGAAGGAATGAAACCATAAAGTTTACAGAGCCGCTGGAACAAACCCGGCAAGTGCTTGTGCAACGAAAGCCGGAGAACTGGCAGCGAATGACCAGACAAGCAATTGAAGATTCGCTCATCAGAAACCAGCTAGATTTAGCCAAAAAGGAAATACATGTTCAAAAGAACACGGCATATTATCGAAGGTTGGTCAACCTTTCAGACGAAATTGGGGAAGAAATTACAATTGTTGAAGATTCAATTTATGGTGTTGAGCAGTTGATTGCCATGGTAGCCAAAGGAGATATTGACTTTACAGTAAGCGATGAAAATGTAGCAAAAGTGAATCAAACATACTACCCAAACCTCGACATTAAAACACCAATTAGCTTTCCGCAAAATATAGCTTGGGCAGTACGAAACGACGCAGGCGAATGGCTAAAATACCTAAATACCTGGATCCGAAATTTTAAAGAGACAGTCACCTACGCCATTCTTTACGACAAGTATTTTGAAAATATTCGCTCACGAACAATGGTAAATAGCACATACCACTCGATTGGTGGTGGCCAAATTTCACCATTTGATGACCTGATTAAGGAAGCTGCCGACAAGGCTAATTTAGATTGGCGATTGCTGGCGGCTATTATTTATCGGGAATCCAGATTTGACCCATATGCTGAATCATGGGCAGGAGCATATGGACTAATGCAAATTATGCCGGAATCTGCGGACCTGTTCCGAATAAATGAATATGAAGAACCAATTCAAAATATAAAAGTTGGAGTACGACTCTTAAAATGGCTTGACAAGAATCTGAAACCAGACGTTCCAGACTCTGTTCAACGGGTTAAATTTGTACTGGCCTCATATAATGTAGGACTTGGCCATATTAAAGACGCCCAACGACTAGCAACTAAATATGACAAAGATCCGGCGATTTGGGATGACAATGTTGACTTTTTTCTGCTCAATAAATCGGCGTCAAAATATTATAAAGATCCCGTTGTTCGATGGGGGTATTGTCGCGGCGAAGAACCTTACAATTACGTAAACCGGGTACTAACAACTTATCGAGACTACAAGAACATTATTGAAAAGTAA
- a CDS encoding CoA pyrophosphatase, with product MYTNFIQHIEQLLQADLPGEKAHEKMLPPGRQLKMNFEESGEIKYSSVLLLLFPYKEKIYTCLTRRNPNMKHHPGQISFPGGKVEVGESPELTAVREAQEEVGISPADVRLLGVLSELHIPVSGYSIFPYVGWMGYKPHFVLNKDEAEKLILFPLQDFVQNEKISFTEMDTIRGRLTVPYYPFEGYEVWGATAMILSEFLELAKKGDFTFQ from the coding sequence ATGTACACTAATTTTATACAACATATTGAGCAATTACTTCAGGCTGATTTGCCAGGGGAAAAGGCACACGAAAAGATGTTGCCTCCGGGGCGACAACTAAAAATGAATTTTGAAGAATCAGGTGAAATTAAGTATAGCAGCGTGCTGTTGTTGTTGTTCCCGTATAAAGAGAAGATTTATACCTGTTTAACTCGACGCAATCCGAATATGAAACATCATCCGGGACAGATTAGTTTCCCGGGAGGAAAGGTTGAAGTGGGCGAAAGTCCTGAATTGACCGCTGTTCGAGAGGCTCAAGAAGAGGTGGGGATATCACCAGCCGATGTTCGTTTATTGGGAGTGTTGTCGGAGTTACACATTCCGGTAAGTGGGTATTCTATTTTCCCATATGTTGGATGGATGGGTTATAAGCCTCATTTTGTGCTTAATAAAGATGAAGCTGAAAAGTTGATCCTGTTTCCACTGCAAGATTTTGTTCAGAATGAAAAAATCAGTTTCACAGAAATGGATACCATTCGCGGAAGATTAACTGTGCCATATTATCCATTTGAGGGATATGAGGTTTGGGGAGCAACGGCCATGATTTTGTCCGAATTCTTAGAGCTTGCGAAAAAAGGGGATTTTACTTTTCAATAA
- a CDS encoding FtsX-like permease family protein, translating to MNTELFIARRLFSSKDSDQRLSRRIVRLAVAGISLGMVVMILSVAIVTGFQREVESKVNGFAAHLQLVNYDSNMSYQTESINKQQPFLSELKAMPFVDHVQQYATKPGMIKTEEDIQGVVLKGVATDFDWRFFENNKIAGQRIKLDSLRTKQVWISEQLSNLLKLKLGDSFRMYFLNQNEKVPRIRQFEVGGVYRTGLEEFDRMFVLIDIRHIQRLNSWDENQISGYEIYIRSMDEVDQTEYAVRNLVLANMNDDDSLLRVVNVKRKFPYIFDWLNLLDMNVWIILVLMVLVAGFNMVSGLLVIILERTQMIGVLKSLGAANVNVRKVFLYFSVFLIGEGLLWGNILGIVLGLLQHYFKIIHLDPTSYYVDTVPVNISVLHIVLLNIGALVITLFMLIGPSYFVSRISPEKTVRFE from the coding sequence ATGAATACTGAATTATTTATAGCACGAAGACTTTTTTCCTCAAAAGATAGCGACCAAAGACTTTCCCGACGTATTGTTCGCCTGGCAGTGGCAGGTATTAGCCTGGGGATGGTGGTTATGATTCTATCCGTGGCTATTGTGACTGGTTTTCAGCGAGAAGTTGAAAGTAAAGTCAATGGATTTGCAGCACATTTGCAGTTGGTAAATTACGACAGCAATATGTCTTATCAGACCGAATCAATAAATAAGCAACAGCCTTTTTTAAGCGAGCTGAAGGCAATGCCTTTTGTGGATCATGTACAGCAGTATGCTACAAAACCAGGCATGATTAAAACAGAAGAAGATATTCAGGGGGTGGTATTGAAAGGCGTTGCTACTGATTTTGACTGGCGTTTTTTTGAGAATAACAAAATTGCCGGACAGCGAATCAAATTGGACTCGCTGAGAACGAAACAGGTTTGGATTTCGGAGCAGCTTTCCAATTTGTTGAAATTGAAATTGGGAGATTCTTTCCGAATGTATTTTCTGAATCAAAATGAAAAAGTTCCCCGTATTCGACAGTTCGAAGTCGGTGGAGTCTATCGAACCGGCTTGGAAGAGTTTGATCGTATGTTTGTGCTGATTGATATTCGACATATTCAGCGGCTAAATTCGTGGGATGAGAATCAGATTAGCGGGTACGAAATTTATATCAGAAGTATGGATGAAGTTGACCAGACTGAATATGCTGTTCGGAACTTGGTCTTAGCGAATATGAATGATGATGATTCGTTGTTGCGGGTTGTAAACGTAAAACGCAAGTTCCCGTATATTTTTGATTGGCTCAACCTGTTGGACATGAATGTTTGGATTATTTTGGTGTTGATGGTATTGGTTGCCGGTTTTAATATGGTGTCCGGTTTGTTGGTCATTATTTTAGAGCGAACTCAGATGATTGGTGTGCTCAAATCGCTTGGGGCAGCTAATGTGAATGTGAGGAAAGTTTTCCTGTATTTTTCTGTTTTTTTGATTGGGGAAGGTTTACTTTGGGGAAATATCCTGGGTATTGTTTTGGGCTTGCTTCAGCATTATTTTAAAATAATTCATCTCGATCCAACCTCTTATTATGTTGATACCGTTCCTGTAAATATTTCGGTTTTGCACATTGTACTATTAAATATTGGAGCGCTGGTGATTACCCTTTTTATGCTGATTGGGCCATCCTATTTTGTAAGCCGGATTTCGCCGGAGAAGACGGTTCGGTTTGAATAG
- a CDS encoding lysylphosphatidylglycerol synthase transmembrane domain-containing protein, which yields MKQKIVKTLKFLAFLALGVLLFWLVYKDQDVDRLKSVLKNDVNYWWVWLSLFFGLLSHISRTMRWNLMIEPLGKKPRLLNTFLAVMVGYLMNLVFPRMGEISRCGVLARYEKMSFTQLIGTVVVERIIDVIMLLILTFIVIVGQFGQVIQFLENNPDVKEKLNSVALSPWAVLSVISVIIVLYLMRNKLLRSSLFEKVRGILIKFAEGVKSIKAMKNKWAFIAHSVFIWGMYYLMLYVVFFSFDFTSHLSMIAGLTTFVLGSYGMVAPVQGGIGAWHFMVVQALMVYGIDKADGMVFALLAHTSMTAMMIIVGLLSLLALPFINRTKE from the coding sequence TTGAAACAGAAAATAGTTAAGACCCTTAAATTTCTTGCCTTTTTAGCCTTGGGTGTTCTTTTATTTTGGCTGGTGTACAAAGATCAGGATGTTGACCGATTGAAGTCCGTTTTAAAAAATGATGTCAACTATTGGTGGGTCTGGCTATCTTTATTTTTTGGTTTGCTTAGTCACATCAGTCGTACGATGCGCTGGAATCTGATGATTGAACCTCTCGGCAAAAAACCTCGCCTGTTGAATACCTTTTTAGCTGTAATGGTTGGTTACCTGATGAATCTGGTTTTCCCGCGTATGGGCGAGATTTCACGTTGTGGTGTTTTGGCTCGATATGAGAAAATGTCGTTTACCCAGTTGATCGGTACGGTGGTTGTTGAGCGCATTATTGACGTAATTATGCTGTTGATACTAACATTTATCGTGATTGTTGGTCAGTTTGGTCAGGTTATCCAGTTTTTGGAGAACAACCCGGATGTCAAAGAGAAACTGAATAGCGTAGCCTTGTCTCCCTGGGCTGTTTTGTCGGTTATATCCGTGATTATTGTACTTTATTTAATGCGTAATAAATTATTAAGATCCTCTCTATTTGAGAAGGTGCGTGGTATTCTTATTAAATTTGCTGAAGGCGTAAAATCGATCAAGGCAATGAAAAATAAGTGGGCTTTTATCGCACATTCTGTCTTCATTTGGGGGATGTATTACCTGATGCTTTATGTGGTCTTCTTTTCCTTCGACTTCACTTCGCATTTGTCAATGATAGCCGGGTTAACAACCTTTGTTTTGGGAAGCTATGGTATGGTTGCCCCCGTGCAAGGCGGAATTGGAGCCTGGCATTTTATGGTCGTTCAAGCGCTGATGGTATACGGAATCGACAAAGCTGATGGGATGGTCTTTGCCTTATTGGCACACACTTCTATGACAGCGATGATGATTATTGTAGGACTGCTTTCTCTGCTTGCTTTGCCATTCATCAATCGAACAAAGGAATAA
- the rsmA gene encoding 16S rRNA (adenine(1518)-N(6)/adenine(1519)-N(6))-dimethyltransferase RsmA, which translates to MGNVRAKKNLGQHFLKDKNIAQNIVESLQAEDIKQVLEIGPGMGVLTQFLLQKKTYQTTVVEIDRESVDYLKVHFPELKDRIISRDFLKLNLAEYYQEPFAIIGNFPYNISSQIFFKVLEYRDLIPEVVGMLQKEVAERIARDPGSKVYGILSVFLQAFYDIEYLFTVDEHVFIPPPKVKSAVIRLKRNNRQQLDCDEKLFVQLVKAGFNQRRKTLRNSVKSFLRDEELKHDPIFSKRPEQLSVNDFERLTRLIQDQS; encoded by the coding sequence ATGGGCAACGTCAGAGCAAAAAAGAATTTAGGACAGCATTTTTTGAAAGACAAAAATATTGCCCAAAACATAGTTGAAAGCCTTCAGGCAGAAGATATCAAGCAGGTTTTAGAAATCGGTCCGGGCATGGGCGTACTCACCCAGTTTCTACTTCAGAAAAAAACTTATCAAACAACAGTTGTCGAAATTGATCGCGAGTCAGTTGATTACCTGAAAGTACATTTCCCCGAATTGAAAGATCGGATTATTTCGAGAGATTTTTTGAAGCTGAATTTAGCGGAGTATTATCAGGAACCTTTTGCCATCATTGGAAATTTCCCCTACAATATTTCATCGCAAATCTTTTTTAAAGTTTTGGAATACCGGGATCTGATACCAGAGGTAGTCGGCATGCTCCAGAAAGAAGTAGCCGAGCGAATTGCCAGAGATCCGGGTAGTAAAGTCTATGGCATTTTAAGTGTTTTTTTACAAGCCTTTTATGATATCGAATACCTGTTCACGGTGGACGAACATGTATTCATCCCTCCACCCAAAGTAAAATCGGCCGTTATCCGGCTAAAACGAAACAACAGGCAGCAACTGGATTGTGATGAAAAACTCTTCGTCCAATTGGTAAAAGCCGGATTTAACCAACGTCGAAAAACGCTTCGCAATTCCGTAAAATCATTTCTCCGCGACGAAGAACTTAAGCACGATCCAATTTTCTCTAAACGTCCCGAGCAGTTAAGTGTTAATGATTTTGAACGTTTAACCAGGCTGATCCAAGATCAGTCTTAA
- the mgtE gene encoding magnesium transporter yields the protein MQFELNREFIDELKSLIEQEASEAILSKLEGLHPTEIAEVMDELNMDEAKYLYLQLDGEKASDVLVEIPENERRRFLKVLPPELIARQFIEYMDSDDAADVVGDLEDDMKEAVLQEIEDKEQAGDIADLLEYDNDSAGGLMAKELIKVNENWTVQTSLKEISKQAEDIDEIYYVYVVDDGEFLKGILSLKKLILNSTQSKIKNLVEDEIHSVKTDASQEEVAQMMERFDLVAVPVVDHIGRLKGRITIDDVVDVIREEAERDYQMVSGITGDVESGDRVWNLTRARLPWLLIGLIGGILGARVLGANEAALSEIKGIAFFIPLIAAMAGNVGVQSSSIVVQTIASGARDFDTFGKKLLKELAVGLITAFVFSSLIFSYNFFFGDSMNLTWAVSISLFIVIVFASLFGTTIPLVLNKLKIDPALATGPFITTMNDILGLIMYMMIAKLFFNII from the coding sequence ATGCAATTTGAACTGAATCGAGAATTTATCGACGAGCTGAAGAGCCTTATTGAACAAGAAGCCTCCGAAGCTATTCTATCCAAACTTGAAGGCCTTCACCCAACGGAGATTGCTGAGGTTATGGATGAGCTGAACATGGACGAAGCCAAATACCTTTATTTACAATTGGATGGAGAAAAGGCCTCTGATGTACTGGTTGAAATTCCCGAAAACGAACGAAGGCGATTCCTGAAAGTTTTACCCCCCGAATTGATTGCCCGGCAATTTATCGAATACATGGACTCGGATGATGCTGCCGATGTTGTCGGTGACCTGGAGGACGATATGAAAGAGGCCGTTCTTCAAGAGATCGAGGATAAGGAACAAGCCGGAGACATTGCCGATCTGCTCGAGTACGATAACGATTCGGCCGGCGGACTGATGGCTAAAGAGCTGATTAAAGTAAACGAAAACTGGACAGTTCAAACTTCATTAAAAGAAATATCGAAGCAGGCTGAAGACATTGACGAAATATACTATGTATATGTTGTTGACGATGGAGAGTTTTTGAAAGGCATTCTCTCGTTAAAAAAGTTAATTCTAAATTCAACCCAATCAAAAATTAAAAATCTGGTTGAAGATGAAATACATTCGGTAAAAACCGATGCATCACAGGAAGAAGTTGCACAGATGATGGAACGTTTTGACTTGGTGGCCGTGCCGGTTGTTGACCATATTGGACGACTAAAAGGACGAATCACCATTGACGATGTGGTTGACGTCATTCGCGAAGAAGCTGAACGCGACTACCAAATGGTTTCGGGTATCACCGGCGATGTAGAATCGGGCGACCGTGTATGGAATTTAACCAGAGCCCGGCTTCCATGGCTGCTTATTGGATTGATTGGTGGAATATTGGGAGCGCGTGTTTTAGGAGCAAACGAAGCAGCCTTGTCTGAAATTAAAGGCATCGCCTTTTTCATTCCACTCATTGCCGCCATGGCCGGAAATGTCGGGGTGCAATCATCTTCTATTGTTGTGCAGACCATCGCCAGCGGTGCACGCGACTTCGACACCTTTGGAAAAAAACTCCTAAAGGAACTGGCAGTCGGACTAATCACAGCTTTTGTTTTTTCAAGTCTTATTTTTAGTTACAATTTTTTCTTCGGCGATAGCATGAACCTAACCTGGGCAGTAAGTATTTCTTTATTCATCGTTATTGTGTTCGCCTCCCTGTTTGGAACAACAATCCCACTTGTTTTAAACAAGCTAAAAATAGACCCGGCTCTTGCCACCGGACCTTTTATTACGACCATGAACGACATCCTGGGACTGATTATGTACATGATGATCGCTAAACTATTTTTCAATATCATTTAA
- a CDS encoding RimK/LysX family protein, producing the protein MTKSKIVIGREDIADFPLLNLGGIEVKTDSGAYTSSFHCHNIELISVDGVEKLKCYFLDPEHDKYRNKEFIFETFVLKKVKSSNGQMEERYSISTEIRLFEKTYPIDLTLTERGSMKFPVLLGRKFLSKRFVVDSSLTNLSQKGKIKIVTY; encoded by the coding sequence ATGACAAAATCCAAAATCGTCATCGGGAGGGAGGACATTGCCGACTTTCCACTTTTAAATCTTGGAGGGATTGAAGTGAAGACCGATTCGGGTGCTTACACATCTAGCTTTCATTGTCACAATATTGAATTGATCTCAGTTGATGGAGTCGAAAAACTGAAGTGTTACTTTTTAGATCCGGAACATGACAAATACCGCAACAAAGAATTTATCTTTGAAACCTTTGTTTTAAAAAAGGTGAAGAGCTCAAACGGGCAAATGGAAGAACGCTATTCGATTTCAACAGAAATAAGGCTCTTTGAAAAAACATATCCGATTGACCTGACTTTAACGGAGCGTGGATCCATGAAATTCCCGGTACTGTTGGGACGAAAATTTTTATCAAAGCGATTTGTTGTTGACAGTTCATTAACGAACCTCTCACAAAAAGGAAAAATAAAAATTGTAACTTACTGA
- the rimK gene encoding 30S ribosomal protein S6--L-glutamate ligase, with protein sequence MKLVVLSRNPQLYSTKRLVEAGEQRGHEVLVVDHSKCDLFIEKKKPSVYYKGSKLENVDAVIPRIGASVTFYGTAVVRQFEMMKVFTAIESQALVRSRDKLRSLQILSRAGLGLPKTVFTNYSRNVKDIIQSVGGTPVVIKVLEGTQGLGVVLAETDNAAESVIEAFNGLKARVIVQEYIKESKGADIRAFVVDGVVVGAMKRQGKKGEFRSNLHRGGSAEIIELSEDEENAALKAARVMGLGVAGVDMLQSNHGPLILEVNSSPGLEGIEAATEKDIARNIIRYVERNI encoded by the coding sequence ATGAAATTAGTCGTATTATCAAGAAACCCTCAATTATATTCTACAAAACGATTGGTTGAAGCAGGGGAACAAAGAGGGCACGAGGTTCTCGTTGTTGACCACTCCAAGTGTGACCTGTTTATTGAAAAGAAAAAGCCTTCAGTCTATTACAAAGGCAGCAAACTGGAAAATGTTGATGCAGTTATTCCCCGAATTGGCGCCTCAGTTACCTTTTATGGAACTGCTGTCGTTCGTCAGTTTGAAATGATGAAAGTTTTTACCGCTATTGAAAGTCAGGCCTTGGTTCGTTCGCGCGACAAACTGCGCAGCCTCCAAATATTAAGTCGTGCAGGTTTGGGACTTCCTAAAACAGTTTTTACGAACTATTCACGCAATGTAAAAGACATCATTCAAAGTGTGGGAGGAACGCCTGTTGTTATAAAAGTGCTGGAAGGAACCCAAGGCCTGGGAGTGGTACTTGCCGAAACCGACAATGCTGCGGAATCAGTCATTGAGGCTTTCAATGGACTAAAAGCACGAGTTATTGTTCAGGAGTACATCAAAGAGTCAAAAGGAGCCGATATTCGTGCATTTGTTGTTGATGGAGTTGTTGTTGGCGCCATGAAACGTCAGGGGAAAAAAGGAGAATTCCGATCGAACCTGCACCGTGGTGGATCGGCTGAAATAATTGAGCTTAGTGAAGATGAAGAAAATGCAGCACTTAAAGCCGCCCGGGTGATGGGATTGGGGGTAGCCGGAGTAGATATGCTACAATCAAACCACGGACCTTTAATTCTGGAGGTAAACTCATCGCCAGGACTTGAAGGAATTGAAGCCGCCACAGAAAAGGATATTGCAAGAAACATCATCCGATATGTTGAACGCAATATTTAA